Within Conger conger chromosome 3, fConCon1.1, whole genome shotgun sequence, the genomic segment GACGCCCATGTGAAATACTTTTATGTTATGAAATCTGTTCAGAATTAATAAGTTGACAAGAAAAGAATAGCAAATTTGTTTAATTGGCGCCCTCTGCACAACCAGTCCTTATTGTTGGCCCGATGTATCTGCATAACTAAATGGCAGAGGAAGACTTGTCATCTTTTCCTTGAATTTCTCTAGGGGATAAGCCTTTCCGCTGCGATGAGTGTGGGATGAAGTTCATCCAGAAGTACCACATGCAGAGGCACAGGAGAACTCACAGTGGCGAGAAGCCCTATCAGTGCTGTCACTGCCAGCAGGTCAGATCTTATCCTTATCCCTTACATCAGGGCcaccccaaccctgttcctggagatctaccgtcctgtaggttttcactccaaccctaacaaagcacgcctcattcaacagctagagcagggctgcccaaccctgttcctagagatctaccctcctgtaggttttcactccaaccctaacaaagcacgccacattcaacagctagagtagggctgcccaaccctgttcctagagatctaccctcctgtaggttttcattccaattctaacaaagcacacctcattcaacagctagagcagggctgcccaaccctgttcctggagatctaccctcctgtaggatttcactccaaccctaacaaagcacacctcattcaacagctagagcagggctccccaaccctgttcctggagatctaccatcctgtaggttttcactccaaccgtaACAAAGcagacctcattcaacagctagagcagggctgcccaaccctgttcctggagatctaccatcctgtgggttttcactccaaccgtaACAAAGcagacctcattcaacagctagagcagggctgcacaaccctgttcctggagatctaccatcctgtgggttttcactccaaccctaacaaagcacgcctcattcaacagctagagcagggctgaaaTGAAATCCTACAGGatgctctccaggaacagggtaggGCAGCCCTGTcttacattttatgtctaaaaaATGTTAGTATAATTCAGTATTTGGAAGGGCTGTTTCATTGACTGTCTATATTTCATCTCAGTACTGTTAGTAAATTCAGAATTTACTGAGGAAGGGGATAATGACCTTTATCCCAGTGAAGAAGCAGATCAACCGTTCTTAGTAAAAAGTAGACCGTCAGGAAAATGTTCAAATATATCTACAAATcaagtgtaacctctgattggtggtaaggaattgcGCCTATCCCGAGCACTTCGGATTGGGCCAGTCAAATTCTTAATGGTCATGGGGCCttgccccactcccccccccggagcccagtggaaaatccccagagggggaaccttgaaactgatagcggtcattCTCATATGTGAAGCggtccaatacacaaatttgtctgtctcccaacagtaCATAATCAGAAACAGTGGACTGCAGCAATGATTTGTCGCCGTAATGTAAAATGGCGTACATCCATACATACTCATCCGGTTTCCCCTCCGCAGCATTTCTCCAGGACAGACAGAGTCCTGAAGCACCAGCGGATGTGCAACGAAAACCGGAAGTCGAACGACATGAACGCTAGAGATGAGCGGCCGGTCGGCGGGCAGGACCTCGGCTACTCCTCTCTCCGTGCGGGTTGCTCACGTCCCGAGAAAAGCCGGCACAAGTCCAACGAAAGGCCCCGGCTTCCGGTAAATCTTCTGCAGAACATCGAACGGGGCGTGGCGGGCGAGGAACTTGGGCCGGTCAGAAGGGAGTCCCCATCACTCCGCTCGCAGTGCTCCACGGTGAAGGGCGGGCGCGAGTATTCGGCGGAGCGCCCCGATTCGCCAGTTGGTGGTGACTTTCCGGTCGAGGCGCCTGCCTCTGAGGTGGACCGCTCCCGTAACCTGGTCCTGAAGAAGCTGGCGAGCGGAAAGACCCGGGAGAGGCCCGCAGGCCCTCAAGACGACTCGTCCCCTTGGTCCTCCTTTGACGACGGGAAGGTCGACAGGCACACCTTTCGGCTGGTGGACACGCCGGGGTTCGGACCCGGATGTCGTGACCTGGATGCAGTGACCGTGGGCCCCCACCAGGGGGAGCCGAGCAAACCGGCAGCAAGCGGCGCCAGCTATGATGACGCCATGCAGTTCCTGAAGAAGAAGAGGTACCTACAGCCCGGTGCTCCCGGCTCTGGTCAGGACTGCGCACTGAACGTGGCGATCGGTCAACAGGCATCTGCTGGAGCAGGCATCCGCAGCCGTGGCCCAACCACCTGCGTTTCAGCTTCTCAGACCACAAAGACTGAGATCAAGTCTATCCAGGACAAACATATCCTGTCCGACGAGGTCCTACAGACCCTCCTAGACCACTACTCCAACAAGGCCAATGGGCAGCCGGAGGTCTCCTTTGGTGTGGCTGGCACCGTGTCAGTCAGTTCAGCTCATGCGCGCTTGGACAGCCATGTTAAGGCCCTGGGGACAAATTCCCACGCGCCCCCTAGTGGCAATGCCACCATGTTGCAGGAGTACTCCAAGTTTCTCCAGCAGGCTCTGGAAAGGACTAGCCAGAATGACAGTTATTTGAACTCGCACGGTCTTCCCTTTGTTACCAAAGGCCAGTCGCGTTCGAACCCGCCGGAATTCTCTGCCCCGGACATGCATCACGCCTCCTCTGGCCGTGCGCCCTCGGGCATGCACTCGTCCCTGAGGTCGTCCTCAGAGAAAGTGCGCTTCGGACTCCTCGACGGCGACTCCGGGCGTTCGTTCTCGTTTTCGGGCGAAGAAACGGACCCGTCTTCTGTCTCCTCAACCGAGGACTTCCTCGAACGGGTAGCCCCTCGAAGAAGGTGCGACAGTCCGGTGATAGGCCCGCCTTTTCCGATGGCCGCCTTCGAGCAGAACATTCATTCCCAGTTCTCCGGCTGTGGATCCGGGCTGTCCTCCCTGTTTAGCGTTTCCAGTGGGGACGTGGATCTGCACGGACACGAGGGTGGCACAGATCTCCCAGGGTACCCTCTAGCCGATGTGGCCGATGGCAGAACTCGACCAACCTCATCTCTGGATTCTACGGACAGCCAAATCTATACTTGAAttcatttattatatatttggaTCATTTCATAGCCTCGATTATGTCtcgattattattatcaaattATCGCCATTGGCATTTAACAAGGTAGGTAActggctgtgtgagttttgAAATTCAAGCGATGTTAATAGCTGGACCGGCCTTTTGAGACGGTATGTTATGGATATATCCAGCCTGAGCTATTTAGCAAATGTATTGCAAAACCATAACGGTTATGTTGCACAAATGACagtattcattaatttcattgaAAAAATTGAAGTGTGTGCCGTCTACTGCCTTAGGACATTGCAAATGTCAACTGACATTTTCTTAGGTCTTTTCTGTTGATTTAGTTACATTTATTGCAGTTTCAGTTCATAGATGgtcatttataatatattttaataatgtaaAACGTATGAGATCGATTATAAGAAATGAAAcaatcaaagtcaaagtcatTATCGTGTTATGTATCATACAGATTAAATATGGTATTCCCTCTAATATTGTGACTTAGATTTGTTTCACAGATTTATCATATTATGTGCATAAACAAATTGTGATGTAAGTACGTTACGGTATGAACGATCAAATGTACAACTCTGTTGTCAACACAAACAAGTACGCCTTTATTTCGACATTGCCATCACTGGGTATGAGTTATTCGCCAATTTGAGGAAACAAAgcgagttaaaggtacaatcggtaagatttttgtgttaaatcattgttacaagaccattgtaaatcccttcctatcattgaaaaaggctcattgacatgttgactcacactgcctgtgtttatgcagaccgacaccaaaacattgtataactgcaataattaaagctcattggtttaaaattggttctaatggTTTTAACTGGTTTAGCttgttttagaaaataatttcctCAACTCGAAGATGAACCGTGACTTTGTTTTACACTATATCGCAAGTTTACACCTAATTGCACGTTTACTTACATGTTGTGTAAACAACAAAATGGGCTTCCACCAACCAATGCGCTATTTGcgctttacttattttttatttttttgtatgtgggatattgaatcatttttaatattgcCTCTGTAAATTATTTCAATGATACACAACAGTGCATATTTACATGAAGAAAATCTCTTTAGCCTTGTAGTGGTATGAAAAAGCTTGTAACTATgtttaacacaaacacaaatattatTACTTTTTCGTAAAAGCTTCATTTAGCAAGAAAGAATGAAACGGTGGCAAATTCACATATGAACAAGTCATGGAAAATCTGGCTTCTACAGATGGCTTCTTCCATCCCGAATGGATGTACACTGTACAGACATGAGATGCAGTTTATTATGTGGACTTTTTGTTTCGTTGATCGATTTGATTGCAGCATATCACGCGTTGTTGATGCTTGCATAGACCACTTTATCATTTTCTTCCAGTTCCTGTGGAAATATGATGTATCAGAATTTTTGTTAAGATGACTTTAGAACATGGAAAAAATATCCTGGCTGATCGAGCAAGGCCATCAAGCAACGAAGATTCAGAATGAAGAACTGTGTGTTTCAAACGTTTCTTTTCCAACAAAGAAAAGTGGACCATCATCTACTAAATTTTCCAAATGTTCTATCTCTTGTCTGAACATGATATGTGCCGACTGCATTAGTATGTAAATTAGGAGAAAATCACATTCGTATTGTCTGACGTATCTCATACTTACAGAACGAGACCGCCTCCgttgtctgtgtgggtctgtaacaccaaataatgtaattacatCACAATACGTTCACTTGCTCCTACTAATTGAATTCCTTCAGTATTGGTTACAACACcttgttaaaataaattaaaataaagttaataaaTGATCTGAAATGGTAGATAAAGCCTGGAGCTACAGCTGCAGGTTGAACATACTGTGTGTCCTTGGTGGAAACTGGTTACTGTTgtcagtacaggagtgaacggCGTTGGTGCAGACAGCAGTTTAGGCAGAAATAATTGGGTGGAACAAAATCCACTGTGCACACCAGCCAGGTTTTGCACCCCTTTCATATGGTAATGGGGGCCCAAAATTCAGACGCTGCCCCAGTTGCAATGTTTGGAGAAAACTCATGAACTGACCAGTGTAATATGACCGTTTTATAATGATGGTAGCAGTGCAGACTTACTGAGATGGGGAGCGGTCTGGGAGAAGGCCAGGTAATTGAGTTCTTCACTCTCGTTCCCCTCCATGGCTGTGCCTGGGTTCCCctctgtggctgtgcctgggtTTGCTGTTAGGAAGAAGATGTATAACACTGATTGTGATGCTAATAATGCACacctcatttcttttttttttattaaaccaaTATTATTGAGTAACACATTGTAGTTGGAGaaactttctaggtttttatatgcaatttgcacatgAGGGCATTGCAGAAACAATATATACCCtaatatttaaaacatatttgcacTTACATTGACTATTGCTTTTGGTTATAACTGCTCTACATGCGTGTTCTACTATTTATAGATTTTTGATACTTTTCACTTGCTGAGAATCTTATGTACTTGTAattggttttggattaaaagcgtctgcacaatgactaaaatgtgaaaTCTAAATGTAGAGAAGGCTAAGATCCATGGTCATATGAACCCTACTTCCCATACTCTTCCCTTGAGTGGGTGAAGAGGGGTGCATCTCAGTACACACAAAGAATTGttaccctcctttcctccacaacCACCTCGTCTCCTACATGGAAATGTCGGGGGTAGGCgacaagtggaggaaaggaggatgcatttttgGGAGAATTGGGACACACCCATCTTATGATTAGCACCACACACGTTGTTGACGGGGTGAGACATCTGTCCTTTCCAGAGTGGCCATGCAGCAACAACCGTGCTTTGACTgggtctttgttttgttttgtttttgtttgcccTCTTGTGGACATAGTGACAAATTACACTTCCTTAAAATGTTGTAATTTTATTGAATCATTTCTCCCCACAGTTTGCCGGCTATgtctgggacacacaaggtcggtggttctaatcccagtgtagccactataaaatccgtacagccgttgggcccttgagcaaggcccttaaccctgcattgctcctgcttagtctaatcaactgtatgtcgctctggataagagcgtctgccaaatgccaataatgtaatggaacgtTTGGGGCCggttagtcctggactaaacagagttttgtatggagaatgtCCATTAGAAATTGAGTGAGTCTAGGACTGGGCTTAATCTGGCCCATGAAGTCATGCTCGACTGCTCCGGTTCATGCAGCATATCAGTAGTTGAGTTATCCACGTTACCTTGATCGTTCTGTGTCTCTGCGACTTTACTGTAGATGTTGTCAGCTGCACTGGAATCACCGTTCCCTCCAACTGCTAATGTGGATAGAagtgagagggacagaaagattTCAGCAAACATTTTCATCTGACGTCAGACGATTTAAATAAATGGATGATCATGTAAATGCATGAAATATTTCGCtgaatgtttcatacatttagctaaatatttgttttgtttcagatatttatgaatgaatcggtttacaaattaataaatgaatgaatatttcatCAAATGTATGAAGTGTGAGGGAGTAAAGGGGAGCTTAAAGAGGAACACATTTCACTGTAAATTATCTTCATGGAAAATGATCTACAGGCACacagggacggcctgtagcgtagtggttaaggtatgactgggacccacaaggtcggtggttctaatcccggcgtagccacacacacgcagccattgggcccgtaaccctgcattgctccaggagaggactgtctcctgcttagtctaatcaactgtacgtcactctggatatgagcgtctgcaaaatgccattaatgtaatgtaacattccaGACAAGTTTAGAATTGATCATTTTGCATGGAGCGTTCTATTCTGAACTTGCAACGAATGAGTGAgtcttaaataaatacataaaatatcaGATTTTTACTACTAAAGCATATTAGGGGACCACAATCTAACTTCTGCATTTTATTATCAATAGCCAATATCTACACATTAATGGGAGCAGCACAGACATCGAACCACAaaggaaaaatggcagcagtctGTTTAAATGAGCAAATGTTTCGAATGGAACTTAATGAAGCTTACTTCTCTATTATTAAGAATGGAACATGAGTCTCCAGAGTTACTGAGCCCACAGCTTTGCCTGTGAATTTGGCTGGTATAAActataaattaaaaatacataaatacatgagAGGTTCAGATGAGTATCATTACAGTAGTTTTTGAGCATGAGCCTCTGGTGTGTCGTATCAGTGGATATGAATAAGTTTGTTTGGGCTATTATCTCCTGAtacataaatgaattaattgtatttatttctaatgaaataaaatgtttatattatcCTTTCTTCAGGAGGGACAAACTGGTACTAGTAATAGCCACCAGAGACAAAACAATTGTAAAGGTTAAAACTACAGG encodes:
- the LOC133124656 gene encoding zinc finger protein 148-like isoform X2, producing MDWRRGGLAFPELILNGHDLAHQTLPADREEEEQDAGDGLAGRLFLQRGLASLDGPVVREGTENNRSIKEEFTLSDAVMQIKNEGNKLAGFQEKKKRMPFPPAQLLGVNEDGSLELQSARPHVCELCSATFRTNYHLQRHAFIHTGDKPFRCDECGMKFIQKYHMQRHRRTHSGEKPYQCCHCQQHFSRTDRVLKHQRMCNENRKSNDMNARDERPVGGQDLGYSSLRAGCSRPEKSRHKSNERPRLPVNLLQNIERGVAGEELGPVRRESPSLRSQCSTVKGGREYSAERPDSPVGGDFPVEAPASEVDRSRNLVLKKLASGKTRERPAGPQDDSSPWSSFDDGKVDRHTFRLVDTPGFGPGCRDLDAVTVGPHQGEPSKPAASGASYDDAMQFLKKKRYLQPGAPGSGQDCALNVAIGQQASAGAGIRSRGPTTCVSASQTTKTEIKSIQDKHILSDEVLQTLLDHYSNKANGQPEVSFGVAGTVSVSSAHARLDSHVKALGTNSHAPPSGNATMLQEYSKFLQQALERTSQNDSYLNSHGLPFVTKGQSRSNPPEFSAPDMHHASSGRAPSGMHSSLRSSSEKVRFGLLDGDSGRSFSFSGEETDPSSVSSTEDFLERVAPRRRCDSPVIGPPFPMAAFEQNIHSQFSGCGSGLSSLFSVSSGDVDLHGHEGGTDLPGYPLADVADGRTRPTSSLDSTDSQIYT
- the LOC133124656 gene encoding zinc finger protein 148-like isoform X1; amino-acid sequence: MDWRRGGLAFPELILNGHDLAHQTLPADREEEEQDAGDGLAGRLFLQRGLASLDGPVVREGTENNRSIKEEFTLSDAVMQIKNEGNKLAGFQEKKKRMPFPPAQLLGVNEDGSLELQSARPHVCELCSATFRTNYHLQRHAFIHTGEKPFQCSQCDMRFIQRYLLQRHEKIHTGDKPFRCDECGMKFIQKYHMQRHRRTHSGEKPYQCCHCQQHFSRTDRVLKHQRMCNENRKSNDMNARDERPVGGQDLGYSSLRAGCSRPEKSRHKSNERPRLPVNLLQNIERGVAGEELGPVRRESPSLRSQCSTVKGGREYSAERPDSPVGGDFPVEAPASEVDRSRNLVLKKLASGKTRERPAGPQDDSSPWSSFDDGKVDRHTFRLVDTPGFGPGCRDLDAVTVGPHQGEPSKPAASGASYDDAMQFLKKKRYLQPGAPGSGQDCALNVAIGQQASAGAGIRSRGPTTCVSASQTTKTEIKSIQDKHILSDEVLQTLLDHYSNKANGQPEVSFGVAGTVSVSSAHARLDSHVKALGTNSHAPPSGNATMLQEYSKFLQQALERTSQNDSYLNSHGLPFVTKGQSRSNPPEFSAPDMHHASSGRAPSGMHSSLRSSSEKVRFGLLDGDSGRSFSFSGEETDPSSVSSTEDFLERVAPRRRCDSPVIGPPFPMAAFEQNIHSQFSGCGSGLSSLFSVSSGDVDLHGHEGGTDLPGYPLADVADGRTRPTSSLDSTDSQIYT